A window of Cyanobacteriota bacterium genomic DNA:
ATCCAATACAGTTGCTTTGCTTGGAAGTACAGGTCCCTTACCGTTGTCGATTGCTACACCCTTCAAACGACCCTTATTCGCTTCATAGTATGCCAAGCCAAAATACCCCAGAGCATTCTTGTCACGAGACACACCTTGTACTAGGACGTTATCGTCCTCACTGCCTGTATAGTCAGTACGGCTAGACTTAGAACGACCGACAATAGCCTCTGTAAAGTAGTCGAAGGTACCAGAATCAGCACCAGCACCATATAGAACAAGAGGAGCATCAGGCCATCCAGGACGAACTTGACTCCACTTGGTAATAGTACCCTGGGCTGCAGGTTCCCAAATCTTCTTCAACTCAGCAACAGTCATCGATGTCGCCCAGTTATTTTCAGGATTGATCACCACAGTCAATGCGTCATAGGCAACAGGCAACTCGATGTAGCTGATTCCATTAGCTTTACAGGTGTCAATTTCCCGCTGCAGGATAGGACGAGAAGCATTGGAAACGTCGGTTTCACCAGCACAGAACTTACGGAAACCACCACCCGTACCAGAGATGCCAACAGTCACCTTGGGAGCACCGGGCTGCTTTTGAAACTCTTCAGCTACAGCTTCCGTAATTGGGAAAA
This region includes:
- a CDS encoding PstS family phosphate ABC transporter substrate-binding protein, which codes for MKLKLNRVLLAGLGLFMALVAAFVPSLASAQTATVKVDGSSTVFPITEAVAEEFQKQPGAPKVTVGISGTGGGFRKFCAGETDVSNASRPILQREIDTCKANGISYIELPVAYDALTVVINPENNWATSMTVAELKKIWEPAAQGTITKWSQVRPGWPDAPLVLYGAGADSGTFDYFTEAIVGRSKSSRTDYTGSEDDNVLVQGVSRDKNALGYFGLAYYEANKGRLKGVAIDNGKGPVLPSKATVLD